The Chitinispirillum alkaliphilum genome contains the following window.
ATCCTGAGGATCGGTATTTTCCAAAACAGAGAGAAAAAGGTCAAAGCGATTTTGCCTGCAAAAGAGTGCTACCGCTCCAAACAGTTCTCCGAAATCTCCCTCCTGAGTATATTTTTTGCATAGTGCAAGTGCTAAATCCTCACCTATCACAAGAGCATTGATATGGGCCTCAAGCTTACTCCCAACCAGCTCGTGAAGATCGGTCCAGACAAGCTCCGGATCATCAAGATAACTTATACGTTGTTCGTAAAGAATTGAGATCTCTTCAAGATGGTAAAGGAAAAGAGACACTCGATAACCCTCTTCACTGAAAGCAGCCTGAAGTAACTGCGAATATTCTTCATCAAAAATAGTTGTATTCATATCTGTATAGCCGGTCTGCAGAGCATAGCGGAGATATCTCCGTGCCATGAGCTCTGAGTGAATAGTGCTGGTTTCGGTGGAATAACCTGTTGCTCCAAAAAGTGGCAATAGCAACAGAGCTGGCCAATAGCAGTGACACTTCCTATTTGACCGAAGCTTTCGTATGGAGTGAACTCAACACAATCTGGTGAGAAGAGGTCATGATTTCTCACACGCAGCATACCCCTCTCTTCAGCTTTCCACCCCTCGCCAGTGAAATCACTGAAGAAATATTCAAACTGGTTATCACTTGAAAGCTCTCTTACAGTTTTGGCTAACCCTTCTCCGACATTTTTCTTTTCAGAGAAGAAGTGGGCGCTTTCTCTGCCCTGAGCATAGGATACGATCTGTAGCAGGGGCGCAGTCTGTTCTTTGCGAATGATCCAGTCAGCTTCTATAAGAACCGCTCCTGCAGCCTGCCCGGGCAAGTACTTTTGGTCGAGCACCCCCACAGTTTCAAGCCATTCTAAAGAAGCGAAGTCACAATAAGTATCAGCAACAAAAATCAGCACCCTTGCACACTTCTTATTTTCAATAAGCTCTTGAGCATGATGCAGTGCATGTGCAAACGCTTCCGATCCCCCCTCTACAAGTGTGCATCTGTCCTGAGTAATTTTGTTTGACTTTTTTGCATTGAGACGTCGGATAAAACGATCAAGAAGATCAAAATCATTCCCCAGTTCATCAAACCGCTCCTGTTCAACAGAGGGAGCGACAAGGATTATCTGAGCCTCGGCAAAGATCTGGTCCGGTTGGCGGCCCTGTTGTTCAAGCCTTTTTGCTGTTTGAGAATATATATTGGTCATCTCATTAACTAAAAATGCGCAGCACTCACTTCCATCGTAGTAGCCGCTTAGCGTCGATCCAAATATGGGGTAATTAACCAACTCCTCTTCGTCAAAATATGAAAAGTGAGGAAGCTGAACTTTTAACCTCAAGCCAGCTCTAAATGATGCAGCACATGATTCTCTGCTGTAACCGGCACCACATACAAACTCAAGACTGGTAATAGAAAGTGGAGTTTTCATGATAACTCCAATGCTGCCATGGGTATTCCTCTGTAAAACCGTTCTGTTTTAAGCCCCAGTTTACGGGCTAAGACAACTAAGGCTGTGCCCTCGAGGCATACAAACTGTTCTGTAGAGAAGTCAACCAGATCGTTTATAAGACCGTTTCCAATCTCTTCATAATACTCGGCTTTAGAATCCAAAAGTTCTCTTATTGATTTTTTAAACTGAATCTCATCTTTTTCACTTAATGATTTCAATAATCTGTATCTGGCATCTTCCTCCCCACTGCAGTCTTCAAGATACTCCTGCATCAGAGCATCGGAATCAACACCCGGACTGCAATCATTTAAGATGAACCTGTACAGGATTTTTGCATAAATAAATTCATCGTGGTATTCATAGCCTGGGTTTTCAGGAAATTCAGAGAGCTCTGCAATACGCCTGGCTAAAGGAAAATCGTTTGATATGATTGCAGCGAAAAAGGGATTAAGGTGATAAGAGTATGAATAATCATCGTACAACTGGGGCTGTTTGGAGGCCTGTTCAAGGAGGTTTACTCTGTATTTGGCTGAACGTATAAGATTCTCCCGAAACTGTTCCGTATCACCTGTATGGAGCAGATGGGCAATACCCAGCTGATAGGCATTAGTACTGACTTCATGGAATTTTGCAGGTATTATATTTTCGAACCCCATTTCGCTGGATTGCTTTTCAAAAATCTCAACAATCATGGTCAAATCATCAATGATCGGTTCAAGTGCAGTAGTTTTAAGTGGCATTTTCAACTATCCGAGTTGAGTAGTATATGAAAGTTACAACCAGATTTACAATGTGATAAAGAGGCATGCACGGTACCTGTTTTAATATGAGCAACTAGTGTAGCTTTTCACCCGACCGCAATGCGTTTTCACTTCAAGACATCATTTCTTCAAAGTAAAAAACCATAATATAAATTAAATTCTTTACATTAACAATAGACATTTTTGGAACAATCTTCTACCATCTGATATTTATGTGAAATGACCTGATCTACCAGAAATTATATGTACTATTTAGATGTCAAAAAATACTTATGTTATTTGTTTGTGTCAGAGTTTACCCTAATCCCCGGACAAACAGACCGCCTCTGCTTATATTCAAACCACAAATTTAACTTCTACTCACCGTGCAGTGATGCTTTTCACATGTAACTCAACTATTACAACCATAAGTGCTCGTTCTCTTGAAATCTACACAGTAAAAAACAATGAACCCTATATGGCAATATTTACAAAAGGTCCAGCCTTGTGCCGATGCTGTTTTCCAAAAATCTGAAGAAAGAGCCGAATCCCTTTATGAAGTGGCGAAGATATGCATCCATTGAGCATGGATCCAGCATACATGCAATTTCAGCGTAAGCAAAACCGCTATGGTACTTAAAAGTATATGCACGACATGCGCAAAAAAAAATCTGATACCCGAAATCCACCTGATTAGATTCACCGAACTTCCAATGTTGGCTGGCGGTCTCTGTTTATAGAATGTAAAAGGGTTGAACATGCAGACTTTCGCATACACACCAGCCAAACATTAGAAGTAGTGACAGAATCGGTTATCCATTGGACTCGGACTCCACAATAATTTGCACCTCTTCAAAATCAGATCGATTTTGATCTCGGTCACGCTGAACCTCAGCAACATGAACCCGTGTTGCTACCTGCTCCACTCTCAAAGGGAACCTCATATCCACAGCCGGGGAATACTCCATAGTGATGTTCAAAATTTCCCAAAAAATCGAAATGGGATGCAAACCTGCTCTCTTTAAGCATCAGGAATGTGTTGCCGCAAACAGGAAAAATCCTGCCGGTATCAATTTTGTGATGATTGTCGAGAGAAAAACTGTGCGAATGCCCGGGAATAGTGCCCTTGTAAACCAAAGCCTGACCATAATCTTCACAGGAGCATTCAAGTTTTTTAAGTTTAAAGAGCCTGTATGTGGCAGAATAAAATTTGATATTGCCGGTTTTTTCCTTAAGTTTTTCATCTGTTATTTCAAGCTCCCGGGATGTCACAAGTCGCGGATCAGAAAATACCGCTTTCACTGCAAGAGATAAGAAATCATTCCAGTAAAGGGCACCTCCCAAACATTCACCGTAGAGTACCTTGTCATCCCGTACATGCTGTGGTATTCTCCGGTCTGCATAGACATCAGAAAAATAGAGTTCACCGCCCTCTTTTAACAGGCTGTAAACCCCCTTAAGAACTGCCTCTTTATCCGGTGAAAGGTTTATGACACAGTTTGATACAATTACAT
Protein-coding sequences here:
- a CDS encoding Beta-ketoacyl synthase, translated to MKTPLSITSLEFVCGAGYSRESCAASFRAGLRLKVQLPHFSYFDEEELVNYPIFGSTLSGYYDGSECCAFLVNEMTNIYSQTAKRLEQQGRQPDQIFAEAQIILVAPSVEQERFDELGNDFDLLDRFIRRLNAKKSNKITQDRCTLVEGGSEAFAHALHHAQELIENKKCARVLIFVADTYCDFASLEWLETVGVLDQKYLPGQAAGAVLIEADWIIRKEQTAPLLQIVSYAQGRESAHFFSEKKNVGEGLAKTVRELSSDNQFEYFFSDFTGEGWKAEERGMLRVRNHDLFSPDCVEFTPYESFGQIGSVTAIGQLCCYCHFLEQQVIPPKPALFTQSSWHGDISAMLCRPAIQI
- a CDS encoding Methyltransferase type 11, with the protein product MEEVVHKSVKEYYGEILKSSDDLKTSACCDSSALPDWLKPLLARIHPEVLSRYYGCGLVAPELLTGCTVLDLGCGAGRDVYALSQLTGSSGKVVGVDMTKEQLDVANKYKQYHTEQFGYDNVEFLMGYIENLGELGLGNETFDVIVSNCVINLSPDKEAVLKGVYSLLKEGGELYFSDVYADRRIPQHVRDDKVLYGECLGGALYWNDFLSLAVKAVFSDPRLVTSRELEITDEKLKEKTGNIKFYSATYRLFKLKKLECSCEDYGQALVYKGTIPGHSHSFSLDNHHKIDTGRIFPVCGNTFLMLKESRFASHFDFLGNFEHHYGVFPGCGYEVPFESGAGSNTGSCC